The genomic interval TACAATATACATATCCGTTATCCGTATCATCAAACATATAATTGAGTCGAGGTAACTCAAAACTAATTGAATAGCTTCATCGATAACATTAATTTCATGATTTTCTTTTATCCTAATTAATAAGAATTATCAAAAAACCATCTGAAAATAGTAAGTTTGAATACGATAACCAGAGTACTGCCGATGAGCCAGATAAACTGTAAGAATTGTGATCAGTCTTTTATAGGTAATTTTTGTCCAAATTGCGGACAAAGCGCCAAAGAGCAACGCATCGACCTTCATTACTTTGTACACGATGTCCCCCACTCTGTTTTCCATATCGATGCGGGCTTTTTCTTTACCCTAAAAATGCTTTTTACGCGGCCTGGAGTGATGGTTAAATCATACATTGACGGTAAGCGGGCTAAGCATTTTAGACCTTTTGCATACGTCATGATTATGACGGCTATAAGCGCATTACTGGTGAATCTTCTAGATTGGGGAAAGGAGATGCTTATCCAAAACAACTCCCCTGCACACCTCGCAGCTGAAAGTCACAATTTTTTCGAACATTATTTCAGTGTTTTCGTATTTCTAATGATCCCTTTTGCCAGTTTAGTCACGTGGTTGGTTTTTATTCGCAGACCTTATAATTTTTGGGAACATTTTCTGGCAAACACCTATATTTCAGCACAG from Pedobacter indicus carries:
- a CDS encoding DUF3667 domain-containing protein: MNTITRVLPMSQINCKNCDQSFIGNFCPNCGQSAKEQRIDLHYFVHDVPHSVFHIDAGFFFTLKMLFTRPGVMVKSYIDGKRAKHFRPFAYVMIMTAISALLVNLLDWGKEMLIQNNSPAHLAAESHNFFEHYFSVFVFLMIPFASLVTWLVFIRRPYNFWEHFLANTYISAQLNVIWVLIHLVGFLSALFASNDYSVTKLVFYICFMTTFLYMYGSVFGFLMNDYYKRWKLILILTGMNLILYFVYSIGFHVAGLWQITNLTI